In one window of Methanolobus mangrovi DNA:
- a CDS encoding fumarate hydratase, with protein sequence MSNPIERDTVVSAVVDILREAETILPQDVVDALKKAASKETSPVAGEQLEAILKNIEIAGNRKVPICQDTGILIFFVELGRKALLDFSLEDAILEGVRIATESIPLRPNAVDPISRSNSGNNIGTGIPDIKYELTEGSSIKITVAPKGAGSENMSAIKMFNPTEKDMIRNFVLETVLNAGGKPCPPIIVGVGIGGSFDKAARLAKSALLENVEDMNEEELSLLEDINSLGIGPMGLGGKTTALAVHIKKAHCHTASLPVAVNIQCWANRHSSVTLGGDE encoded by the coding sequence TTGTCAAATCCCATAGAACGTGATACCGTTGTATCAGCTGTTGTTGATATTTTAAGAGAAGCAGAGACCATATTACCACAGGATGTTGTAGATGCACTTAAAAAGGCAGCTTCGAAAGAAACATCCCCTGTTGCAGGAGAACAACTTGAAGCGATTCTTAAGAATATCGAAATTGCAGGCAACAGGAAAGTACCCATTTGCCAGGATACAGGAATACTCATATTTTTTGTCGAGCTGGGACGTAAAGCCCTGCTTGACTTTAGCCTGGAAGACGCGATCCTTGAAGGCGTAAGAATAGCAACCGAATCAATCCCACTGCGCCCCAATGCCGTTGACCCCATAAGTCGCAGCAACAGTGGAAATAACATAGGAACCGGCATTCCAGATATAAAATACGAGCTGACAGAAGGAAGCAGCATTAAGATCACTGTTGCCCCCAAGGGCGCAGGTTCTGAAAATATGAGTGCTATTAAAATGTTCAACCCTACAGAAAAAGACATGATACGTAACTTTGTTCTTGAGACTGTACTGAATGCAGGCGGCAAACCCTGCCCGCCAATAATTGTTGGCGTGGGCATTGGCGGTTCTTTTGATAAAGCCGCAAGGCTTGCAAAATCCGCCCTGCTTGAGAATGTTGAAGACATGAATGAAGAGGAACTAAGTCTGCTGGAAGACATCAACTCCCTCGGAATAGGACCAATGGGACTTGGCGGTAAGACAACAGCACTTGCAGTACACATCAAAAAAGCGCATTGTCATACAGCATCCCTCCCGGTGGCCGTGAATATCCAGTGCTGGGCCAATCGTCATTCTTCAGTGACCCTTGGTGGTGATGAGTAA
- a CDS encoding FumA C-terminus/TtdB family hydratase beta subunit, with product MEYRLTTPLQKEDIGKLKAGDIVYLSGTIFTARDEAHARILEMYQEKEELPFDLEGSVIYHCGPLMKEDEGKWEVVAAGPTTSARMSKMTPKLLEIHEVRAFVGKGGMDNVTDAMENKAVYLAFTGGCAALAAISIEKVNTVHWLDLGMPEAVWELEVNEFGPLVVGIDSHNNDLFLEVSKKAKAAYSKLE from the coding sequence ATGGAATACAGGCTGACAACACCATTACAAAAAGAAGATATCGGAAAGCTCAAAGCAGGCGATATCGTCTACCTCAGCGGAACAATATTTACGGCTAGAGATGAAGCCCATGCCAGAATTCTGGAAATGTACCAGGAAAAGGAAGAGCTTCCATTTGATCTGGAAGGTTCTGTGATCTATCACTGCGGACCCCTTATGAAAGAAGATGAAGGTAAATGGGAAGTCGTTGCTGCAGGACCCACCACAAGTGCCCGCATGTCAAAAATGACACCAAAACTCCTTGAAATTCATGAAGTTAGGGCCTTTGTAGGAAAGGGTGGAATGGATAATGTCACAGATGCCATGGAAAACAAAGCTGTCTACCTCGCCTTTACAGGTGGCTGTGCGGCATTGGCTGCCATTAGCATTGAAAAAGTAAATACTGTACATTGGCTTGACCTTGGAATGCCAGAAGCTGTGTGGGAGCTTGAGGTTAATGAGTTCGGACCCCTTGTTGTCGGAATAGACTCACACAACAATGATCTGTTCTTAGAAGTTAGTAAAAAAGCAAAGGCGGCTTATTCCAAACTTGAATAA